In Rahnella variigena, one DNA window encodes the following:
- a CDS encoding YlaC family protein codes for MDVIKSVLNSEIDRINHQEGRDGKPRINAEFFVNHPWLCLAMLVGYIAVGIVMYVSPYMGIGWFIGFTAFLVFMSAMLLLEIKPVYRYEDIGVLDLRVCYNGEWYFSRELSSDAVQQILSSDSVSARIKNRIQSIVSHKGFVDFYDVYDLARLEQQQLPDPTGTAQLAH; via the coding sequence ATGGACGTAATCAAAAGTGTATTAAACAGTGAAATTGATCGTATCAACCATCAGGAAGGGCGCGACGGGAAACCACGCATTAACGCAGAATTTTTTGTGAATCACCCCTGGTTATGTCTGGCCATGCTGGTGGGGTATATCGCTGTGGGCATCGTGATGTACGTTTCACCTTACATGGGCATCGGTTGGTTCATCGGGTTCACCGCGTTTCTGGTCTTCATGTCGGCAATGTTACTGCTGGAAATCAAACCGGTTTATCGCTATGAAGATATCGGCGTGCTGGACTTACGCGTCTGCTACAACGGTGAATGGTATTTCAGCCGAGAATTATCTTCGGATGCCGTGCAACAAATCCTCAGTTCCGACAGCGTAAGCGCACGGATCAAAAATCGCATTCAGTCGATCGTCAGCCATAAAGGTTTTGTCGATTTTTACGATGTGTACGATCTGGCTCGTCTCGAACAACAACAGTTGCCGGATCCCACCGGAACAGCACAGTTAGCTCATTAA
- a CDS encoding universal stress protein, which yields MFDVILLAVDGSKQSPFVTNLACQLAKGQPSTVYVTCCIDESYALEDNGDEPGEIVDYPPAEAEQNTARAVVGQAMATLKQAGIRAKGNLIVGPAGEALVAEAARINASVIVIGHRQLSAFGRMMKGSVSADVIEGSPCPVLVEVRGN from the coding sequence GTGTTTGATGTCATTTTGTTAGCTGTGGACGGATCAAAGCAGTCGCCTTTTGTCACAAATCTTGCCTGTCAGCTGGCTAAAGGCCAGCCTTCTACCGTTTATGTTACCTGTTGTATTGATGAGTCTTATGCTCTGGAAGACAACGGAGATGAACCAGGTGAAATTGTTGATTATCCGCCGGCAGAAGCAGAGCAAAACACCGCCCGGGCTGTCGTTGGTCAGGCCATGGCAACGCTAAAGCAGGCGGGTATCCGTGCCAAAGGTAATCTGATTGTCGGGCCTGCGGGTGAAGCGCTGGTGGCAGAGGCCGCAAGGATCAATGCTTCCGTGATTGTTATCGGCCACCGCCAGCTTTCCGCTTTTGGTCGCATGATGAAAGGCTCGGTCAGCGCCGACGTGATCGAAGGTTCGCCCTGCCCGGTGCTGGTTGAAGTCCGGGGCAATTAA
- a CDS encoding YccJ family protein, with translation MTTSNIKAWANTRETSHEIAEAIFELAKNDEKLAQKIWEEGNDEVLPIAFAKTKDDYLFWGEEKIDRKNV, from the coding sequence ATGACGACGTCAAACATCAAAGCCTGGGCAAATACCCGTGAAACGTCTCACGAAATCGCTGAGGCTATTTTCGAACTGGCTAAAAACGACGAGAAGCTGGCGCAGAAAATTTGGGAAGAAGGAAACGATGAGGTTCTGCCTATCGCCTTCGCTAAAACCAAGGACGACTATCTGTTCTGGGGCGAAGAGAAAATCGACCGGAAAAACGTCTGA
- a CDS encoding IclR family transcriptional regulator: MAQDIPADEERSSGIQVISRAATILNALGKHPQGMSLGAIANEVDLPRSTVQRIVAALAEEGLVRSEGSGGVRLGPTLLKLVSTVHTDVIAIASPFLRQLCDITQETVSLGRASGRQIANIHSIVAERELRVVPRVGLNLPIYSTSGGRALLSLKTDEEIRILVGEVLEPATENTVRTFDSLLERVAAVRESGIAMEEGETVSGVTTLAVAIDTILGRYSVSVLFPTARRVAKEAQIREALLECKTALIGEIGKLGENK; the protein is encoded by the coding sequence ATGGCTCAGGACATTCCGGCAGACGAAGAACGCAGCAGTGGGATCCAGGTTATTTCGCGCGCAGCGACCATTCTCAATGCACTGGGAAAACACCCGCAGGGCATGAGTCTTGGCGCAATTGCCAATGAGGTAGACCTGCCCCGTTCGACCGTACAACGCATCGTCGCAGCGCTGGCCGAAGAAGGTTTAGTGCGCTCAGAAGGCAGCGGTGGCGTGCGTTTAGGCCCGACGCTGCTGAAACTGGTTTCCACCGTGCATACTGATGTGATTGCCATCGCCTCCCCTTTCCTGCGTCAGCTTTGCGATATCACGCAGGAAACTGTTTCACTTGGGCGTGCGAGTGGGCGCCAGATTGCCAATATTCACAGCATCGTGGCTGAGCGGGAATTACGCGTCGTTCCCCGGGTCGGTTTGAATCTGCCGATATACAGCACGTCCGGCGGCCGCGCCCTGCTGTCGCTGAAAACGGATGAAGAAATCCGCATTCTGGTGGGCGAGGTTCTGGAACCGGCAACCGAAAATACTGTACGCACATTTGATTCCCTGCTGGAAAGAGTTGCCGCTGTGCGTGAAAGCGGAATCGCGATGGAAGAAGGCGAAACGGTCAGCGGCGTCACCACCCTTGCCGTGGCAATAGATACCATTCTGGGGCGGTATTCCGTCTCCGTACTTTTCCCGACGGCCCGACGCGTAGCCAAAGAAGCACAAATCCGCGAAGCCTTGCTGGAGTGCAAAACCGCCCTGATTGGTGAAATCGGCAAGCTGGGAGAGAACAAATAA
- a CDS encoding GyrI-like domain-containing protein yields MALLIVERPAKKLVSYRVVGPYKESIHHGFQHLTKWVARHHQPQKEWLTWFHDNPDTTPAEALRADPSVCVADNFILDDAEGLTLQTLPGGTYAAYHTTITDENFEKAWREFYSQLLASSHYRPDGKACFEHYLSDGSKNGIWEVVLYQSVEKIPPIR; encoded by the coding sequence GTGGCATTACTAATCGTAGAAAGACCGGCGAAAAAGCTGGTGAGCTACCGGGTTGTTGGCCCTTATAAGGAGTCAATCCATCACGGCTTTCAGCACCTGACAAAATGGGTTGCACGGCACCATCAGCCGCAAAAAGAATGGCTGACGTGGTTTCACGATAACCCGGATACAACGCCTGCGGAAGCTTTGCGTGCTGATCCTTCGGTGTGCGTTGCGGATAACTTTATTCTTGATGATGCCGAAGGGTTGACGTTGCAAACGCTGCCCGGTGGCACTTATGCGGCATACCACACCACGATAACAGATGAGAATTTCGAGAAAGCCTGGCGTGAGTTTTACAGCCAGCTGCTCGCCAGCAGTCATTACCGTCCGGATGGTAAGGCCTGTTTTGAGCACTATCTCAGTGATGGCTCAAAAAATGGCATCTGGGAAGTGGTGCTGTATCAGTCGGTGGAGAAAATCCCGCCGATACGTTAG
- a CDS encoding DUF2502 domain-containing protein, with amino-acid sequence MKKLILVLAVLLTLPAIAQADVELGVNMPGLSLHIGDRDNRGYYWDGGDWRPPGWWDHHYRDEGRGHWVYYEPAPPPPPHYWHHEHWHEGPPPGYWRDGPPGHWREGPPPGRW; translated from the coding sequence ATGAAAAAATTGATTTTAGTTCTCGCCGTTTTGCTAACTTTGCCAGCTATCGCACAGGCAGACGTCGAGCTCGGAGTTAATATGCCTGGCCTGTCACTGCACATCGGCGATCGTGACAACCGCGGGTACTACTGGGATGGAGGTGACTGGCGTCCGCCAGGCTGGTGGGATCATCATTATCGTGATGAAGGGCGTGGTCACTGGGTGTATTACGAGCCAGCTCCGCCGCCGCCGCCGCATTACTGGCATCACGAGCACTGGCATGAAGGCCCTCCACCAGGCTACTGGCGCGATGGTCCTCCGGGGCACTGGCGCGAAGGTCCGCCTCCGGGACGCTGGTAA